A window of the Lactuca sativa cultivar Salinas chromosome 5, Lsat_Salinas_v11, whole genome shotgun sequence genome harbors these coding sequences:
- the LOC111886724 gene encoding ISWI chromatin-remodeling complex ATPase CHR11 isoform X3 yields MARRSKSKDSTEESLSNSSEEEQVNDQEEEDEEELEAVARPVDSDEDENATPAVDATGEEQDDEEEDEQDDNDEANNEISHREKARLKEMQRLKRQKIQDILDQQNATIEADMNSKGKGRLKFLLQQTELFAHFAKSDASASQKKGKGKERGRHASKLTEEEEDEEYLKEEEAGAGHTRLLVQPSCITGKMRDYQLAGLNWMIRLYENGINGILADEMGLGKTLQTISLLGYLHEFRGITGPHMVVAPKSTLGNWMNEIKRFCPILRAVKFLGNPDERKYIREELLVAGKFDVCVTSFEMAIKEKTTLRRFSWRYIIIDEAHRIKNENSLLSKTMRIYNTNYRLLITGTPLQNNLHELWALLNFLLPEIFSSAETFDEWFQISGENDQEEVVQQLHKVLRPFLLRRLKSDVEKGLPPKKETILKVGMSQMQKQYYKALLQKDLEVVNAGGERKRLLNIAMQLRKCCNHPYLFQGAEPGPPYTTGDHLVTNAGKMVLLDKLLPKLKERDSRVLIFSQMTRLLDILEDYLMFRGYLYCRIDGNTGGEDRDASIDAFNKPGSEKFVFLLSTRAGGLGINLATADIVILYDSDWNPQVDLQAQDRAHRIGQKKEVQVFRFCTEYTIEEKVIERAYKKLALDALVIQQGRLAEQKTVNKDELLQMVRFGAEMVFSSKDSTITDEDIDRIIAKGEEATAELDAKMKKFTEDAIKFKMDDTADLYDFDDDKDENKVDFKKIVSDNWVEPPKRERKRNYSESEYFKQTMRQSGPARPKEPRIPRMPQLHDFQFFNTQRLSELYEKEVRYLMVQAQQKNQVKDSIEVDEPEEVGDPLTAEEQEEKEKLLEEGFSTWSRRDFNTFIRACEKYGRSDVGSIASEMEGKSEEEVERYAAVFKERYKELNDYDRIIKNIERGEARISRKDEIMKAIGKKLDRYKNPWLELKIQYGQNKGKLYNEECDRFMICMVHKLGYGNWDELKAAFRTSPLFRFDWFVKSRTTQELARRCDTLIRLVERENQEYDERERQARKEKKLSKNSTPSKRAIARQTESPPSTIKKRKQSSMDDYVNSGKKGK; encoded by the exons ATGGCAAGACGCTCCAAATCGAAGGACTCCACGGAGGAATCTCTGTCTAATTCGTCAGAGGAGGAGCAGGTCAATGACCAGGAGGAAGAAGACGAGGAGGAACTGGAAGCCGTTGCACGACCTGTTGATTCTGACGAAGATGAAAACGCCACACCCGCGGTTGACGCCACCGGTGAGGAGCAAGACGATGAGGAAGAAGACGAG CAGGATGACAATGATGAGGCCAACAATGAAATTAGTCATCGTGAAAAGGCAAGGTTAAAGGAGATGCAGAGGTTGAAGAGACAAAAGATACAAGACATACTTGATCAACAAAATGCTACTATTGAGGCTGATATG AATAGCAAGGGAAAGGGAAGATTGAAGTTCTTACTGCAGCAAACAGAACTATTTGCTCATTTTGCCAAAAGTGATGCATCTGCTTCTCAGaaaaagggaaagggaaaggaaag GGGTCGTCATGCTTCAAAGTTGActgaagaagaagaggatgaaGAGTATCTCAAAGAGGAAGAAGCTGGAGCAGGACATACACGTTTGTTGGTGCAGCCCTCTT GTATAACAGGGAAGATGAGAGATTATCAACTTGCTGGGTTAAATTGGATGATAAGACTATATGAGAATGGTATAAATGGAATTCTTGCAGATGAGATG gGACTTGGAAAAACTCTACAAACCATCTCATTACTTGGTTATTTGCATGAATTTAGAGGAATAACTGGACCCCACATGGTTGTGGCTCCTAAGTCTACACTTGGTAACTGGATGAATGAAATTAAACGTTTTTGCCCAATATTGCGTGCTGTAAAGTTTCTTGGTAATCCAGACGAAAGG AAATACATACGTGAAGAGCTACTTGTTGCTGGAAAGTTTGATGTATGTGTCACCAGTTTTGAAATGGCTATTAAAGAGAAGACTACCTTACGTCGATTTAGCTGGCGTTATATCATAATTGATGAAGCTCATAGAATTAAGAATGAAAATTCTCTTCTTTCAAAGACCATGAGAATTTACAATACCAATTATCGTCTCCTTATCACTGGCACACCACTTCAG AACAACCTTCATGAGCTTTGGGCACTGCTGAACTTTTTGCTACCTGAGATTTTTAGTTCTGCTGAAACCTTTGATGAGTGGTTTCAAATTTCTGGTGAAAATGATCAGGAAGAGGTTGTTCAACAGCTTCACAAG GTGCTAAGACCTTTTCTTCTAAGAAGATTGAAGTCAGATGTTGAGAAAGGTTTACCTCCTAAAAAAGAAACCATTCTCAAGGTTGGAATGTCTCAAATGCAAAAACAGTATTACAAGGCCTTACTGCAGAAAGATCTTGAGGTTGTGAATGCTGGAGGTGAGAGAAAGCGTCTGTTAAATATTGCAATGCAGCTCAGAAAATGCTGCAATCATCCATATCTGTTTCAAGGAGCTGAACCTGGTCCTCCTTATACTACTGGCGACCATCTTGTAACAAATGCAG GAAAAATGGTGCTTCTAGACAAGTTGCTTCCAAAATTGAAGGAACGTGATTCAAGGGTGTTGATATTCTCACAG ATGACAAGGCTGCTGGACATTCTAGAAGATTACTTGATGTTTCGTGGATATTTATACTGTCGTATTGATGGAAACACTGGAGGTGAAGATCGTGATGCCTCCATTGATGCTTTTAATAAGCCAGGAAGTGAAAAGTTTGTGTTTTTATTATCAACAAGAGCTGGAGGTCTTGGTATTAATCTTGCCACTGCAGATATAGTCATTTTGTATGACAGTGACTG GAATCCACAAGTGGATTTGCAAGCTCAGGATCGTGCTCATAGAATTGGGCAGAAGAAAGAAGTTCAAGTGTTCCGATTTTGCACTGAG TACACTATAGAGGAGAAAGTCATTGAAAGAGCTTATAAAAAGCTTGCACTTGATGCTTTGGTTATTCAACAAGGACGTTTAGCAGAGCAAAAGA ctgTAAACAAAGATGAGCTGCTACAAATGGTTAGGTTTGGTGCTGAAATGGTATTCAGTTCAAAGGACAGCACAATCACAGATGAAGATATTGACAGAATCATTGCTAAGGGAGAAGAGGCAACTGCTGAACTTGATGCCAAGATGAAAAAGTTCACAGAAGATGCAATCAAGTTCAAAATGGACGACA CTGCTGATTTGTATGATTTTGATGATGACAAG GATGAGAACAAGGTTGACTTTAAGAAGATTGTGAGTGATAATTGGGTGGAGCCTCCAAAAAGAGAGAGGAAGCGCaa CTACTCAGAATCAGAATACTTCAAGCAAACAATGCGCCAAAGTGGTCCTGCAAGGCCAAAGGAGCCTAGGATTCCTCGCATGCCACAATT GCATGACTTCCAGTTCTTTAACACTCAGAGGCTAAGTGAGCTCTATGAGAAAGAAGTGCGGTATCTCATGGTG CAGGCACAGCAGAAGAATCAAGTGAAAGACTCCATAGAAGTTGATGAGCCAGAAG AGGTGGGAGATCCTTTGACTGCTGAAGAGCAAGAAGAAAAAGAGAAACTACTGGAAGAA GGATTCTCAACATGGAGTAGGAGAGACTTCAATACTTTCATTAGGGCTTGTGAGAAGTATGGTAGGAGTGATGTGGGTAGTATTGCTTCTGAAATGGAAGGCAAATCAGAAGAGGAAGTTGAAAGATACGCTGCAGTGTTTAAGGAAAGATACAAGGAACTGAATG ATTATGATAGAATAATTAAGAATATTGAAAGAGGGGAGGCTAGAATTTCTCGTAAAGATGAAATAATGAAAGCAATTGGAAAGAAATTAGACCGTTACAAAAATCCTTGGCTGGAGCTCAAAATCCAATACGGTCAGAACAAAGGCAAGCTCTACAATGAGGAATGTGATCGGTTCATG ATTTGCATGGTTCACAAACTTGGGTATGGAAACTGGGACGAATTGAAGGCTGCATTTAGAACATCACCTTTGTTCAGATTTGATTGGTTTGTTAAGTCACGAACCACTCAAGAACTTGCAAGGAGATGTGATACTCTCATTCGATTGGTGGAGAGGGAAAATCAAGAGTAtgatgagagagagagacaggCTCGTAAAGAAAAGAAACTTTCCAAG AACTCAACGCCATCAAAGCGGGCCATAGCAAGGCAAACAGAGAGTCCACCTTCTACTATAAAGAAGCGAAAGCAATCATCAATGGATGACTATGTTAACTCG GGAAAGAAGGGCAAATGA
- the LOC111886724 gene encoding ISWI chromatin-remodeling complex ATPase CHR11 isoform X5 yields the protein MARRSKSKDSTEESLSNSSEEEQVNDQEEEDEEELEAVARPVDSDEDENATPAVDATGEEQDDEEEDEDDNDEANNEISHREKARLKEMQRLKRQKIQDILDQQNATIEADMNSKGKGRLKFLLQQTELFAHFAKSDASASQKKGKGKERGRHASKLTEEEEDEEYLKEEEAGAGHTRLLVQPSCITGKMRDYQLAGLNWMIRLYENGINGILADEMGLGKTLQTISLLGYLHEFRGITGPHMVVAPKSTLGNWMNEIKRFCPILRAVKFLGNPDERKYIREELLVAGKFDVCVTSFEMAIKEKTTLRRFSWRYIIIDEAHRIKNENSLLSKTMRIYNTNYRLLITGTPLQNNLHELWALLNFLLPEIFSSAETFDEWFQISGENDQEEVVQQLHKVLRPFLLRRLKSDVEKGLPPKKETILKVGMSQMQKQYYKALLQKDLEVVNAGGERKRLLNIAMQLRKCCNHPYLFQGAEPGPPYTTGDHLVTNAGKMVLLDKLLPKLKERDSRVLIFSQMTRLLDILEDYLMFRGYLYCRIDGNTGGEDRDASIDAFNKPGSEKFVFLLSTRAGGLGINLATADIVILYDSDWNPQVDLQAQDRAHRIGQKKEVQVFRFCTEYTIEEKVIERAYKKLALDALVIQQGRLAEQKTVNKDELLQMVRFGAEMVFSSKDSTITDEDIDRIIAKGEEATAELDAKMKKFTEDAIKFKMDDTADLYDFDDDKDENKVDFKKIVSDNWVEPPKRERKRNYSESEYFKQTMRQSGPARPKEPRIPRMPQLHDFQFFNTQRLSELYEKEVRYLMVQAQQKNQVKDSIEVDEPEEVGDPLTAEEQEEKEKLLEEGFSTWSRRDFNTFIRACEKYGRSDVGSIASEMEGKSEEEVERYAAVFKERYKELNDYDRIIKNIERGEARISRKDEIMKAIGKKLDRYKNPWLELKIQYGQNKGKLYNEECDRFMICMVHKLGYGNWDELKAAFRTSPLFRFDWFVKSRTTQELARRCDTLIRLVERENQEYDERERQARKEKKLSKNSTPSKRAIARQTESPPSTIKKRKQSSMDDYVNSGKKGK from the exons ATGGCAAGACGCTCCAAATCGAAGGACTCCACGGAGGAATCTCTGTCTAATTCGTCAGAGGAGGAGCAGGTCAATGACCAGGAGGAAGAAGACGAGGAGGAACTGGAAGCCGTTGCACGACCTGTTGATTCTGACGAAGATGAAAACGCCACACCCGCGGTTGACGCCACCGGTGAGGAGCAAGACGATGAGGAAGAAGACGAG GATGACAATGATGAGGCCAACAATGAAATTAGTCATCGTGAAAAGGCAAGGTTAAAGGAGATGCAGAGGTTGAAGAGACAAAAGATACAAGACATACTTGATCAACAAAATGCTACTATTGAGGCTGATATG AATAGCAAGGGAAAGGGAAGATTGAAGTTCTTACTGCAGCAAACAGAACTATTTGCTCATTTTGCCAAAAGTGATGCATCTGCTTCTCAGaaaaagggaaagggaaaggaaag GGGTCGTCATGCTTCAAAGTTGActgaagaagaagaggatgaaGAGTATCTCAAAGAGGAAGAAGCTGGAGCAGGACATACACGTTTGTTGGTGCAGCCCTCTT GTATAACAGGGAAGATGAGAGATTATCAACTTGCTGGGTTAAATTGGATGATAAGACTATATGAGAATGGTATAAATGGAATTCTTGCAGATGAGATG gGACTTGGAAAAACTCTACAAACCATCTCATTACTTGGTTATTTGCATGAATTTAGAGGAATAACTGGACCCCACATGGTTGTGGCTCCTAAGTCTACACTTGGTAACTGGATGAATGAAATTAAACGTTTTTGCCCAATATTGCGTGCTGTAAAGTTTCTTGGTAATCCAGACGAAAGG AAATACATACGTGAAGAGCTACTTGTTGCTGGAAAGTTTGATGTATGTGTCACCAGTTTTGAAATGGCTATTAAAGAGAAGACTACCTTACGTCGATTTAGCTGGCGTTATATCATAATTGATGAAGCTCATAGAATTAAGAATGAAAATTCTCTTCTTTCAAAGACCATGAGAATTTACAATACCAATTATCGTCTCCTTATCACTGGCACACCACTTCAG AACAACCTTCATGAGCTTTGGGCACTGCTGAACTTTTTGCTACCTGAGATTTTTAGTTCTGCTGAAACCTTTGATGAGTGGTTTCAAATTTCTGGTGAAAATGATCAGGAAGAGGTTGTTCAACAGCTTCACAAG GTGCTAAGACCTTTTCTTCTAAGAAGATTGAAGTCAGATGTTGAGAAAGGTTTACCTCCTAAAAAAGAAACCATTCTCAAGGTTGGAATGTCTCAAATGCAAAAACAGTATTACAAGGCCTTACTGCAGAAAGATCTTGAGGTTGTGAATGCTGGAGGTGAGAGAAAGCGTCTGTTAAATATTGCAATGCAGCTCAGAAAATGCTGCAATCATCCATATCTGTTTCAAGGAGCTGAACCTGGTCCTCCTTATACTACTGGCGACCATCTTGTAACAAATGCAG GAAAAATGGTGCTTCTAGACAAGTTGCTTCCAAAATTGAAGGAACGTGATTCAAGGGTGTTGATATTCTCACAG ATGACAAGGCTGCTGGACATTCTAGAAGATTACTTGATGTTTCGTGGATATTTATACTGTCGTATTGATGGAAACACTGGAGGTGAAGATCGTGATGCCTCCATTGATGCTTTTAATAAGCCAGGAAGTGAAAAGTTTGTGTTTTTATTATCAACAAGAGCTGGAGGTCTTGGTATTAATCTTGCCACTGCAGATATAGTCATTTTGTATGACAGTGACTG GAATCCACAAGTGGATTTGCAAGCTCAGGATCGTGCTCATAGAATTGGGCAGAAGAAAGAAGTTCAAGTGTTCCGATTTTGCACTGAG TACACTATAGAGGAGAAAGTCATTGAAAGAGCTTATAAAAAGCTTGCACTTGATGCTTTGGTTATTCAACAAGGACGTTTAGCAGAGCAAAAGA ctgTAAACAAAGATGAGCTGCTACAAATGGTTAGGTTTGGTGCTGAAATGGTATTCAGTTCAAAGGACAGCACAATCACAGATGAAGATATTGACAGAATCATTGCTAAGGGAGAAGAGGCAACTGCTGAACTTGATGCCAAGATGAAAAAGTTCACAGAAGATGCAATCAAGTTCAAAATGGACGACA CTGCTGATTTGTATGATTTTGATGATGACAAG GATGAGAACAAGGTTGACTTTAAGAAGATTGTGAGTGATAATTGGGTGGAGCCTCCAAAAAGAGAGAGGAAGCGCaa CTACTCAGAATCAGAATACTTCAAGCAAACAATGCGCCAAAGTGGTCCTGCAAGGCCAAAGGAGCCTAGGATTCCTCGCATGCCACAATT GCATGACTTCCAGTTCTTTAACACTCAGAGGCTAAGTGAGCTCTATGAGAAAGAAGTGCGGTATCTCATGGTG CAGGCACAGCAGAAGAATCAAGTGAAAGACTCCATAGAAGTTGATGAGCCAGAAG AGGTGGGAGATCCTTTGACTGCTGAAGAGCAAGAAGAAAAAGAGAAACTACTGGAAGAA GGATTCTCAACATGGAGTAGGAGAGACTTCAATACTTTCATTAGGGCTTGTGAGAAGTATGGTAGGAGTGATGTGGGTAGTATTGCTTCTGAAATGGAAGGCAAATCAGAAGAGGAAGTTGAAAGATACGCTGCAGTGTTTAAGGAAAGATACAAGGAACTGAATG ATTATGATAGAATAATTAAGAATATTGAAAGAGGGGAGGCTAGAATTTCTCGTAAAGATGAAATAATGAAAGCAATTGGAAAGAAATTAGACCGTTACAAAAATCCTTGGCTGGAGCTCAAAATCCAATACGGTCAGAACAAAGGCAAGCTCTACAATGAGGAATGTGATCGGTTCATG ATTTGCATGGTTCACAAACTTGGGTATGGAAACTGGGACGAATTGAAGGCTGCATTTAGAACATCACCTTTGTTCAGATTTGATTGGTTTGTTAAGTCACGAACCACTCAAGAACTTGCAAGGAGATGTGATACTCTCATTCGATTGGTGGAGAGGGAAAATCAAGAGTAtgatgagagagagagacaggCTCGTAAAGAAAAGAAACTTTCCAAG AACTCAACGCCATCAAAGCGGGCCATAGCAAGGCAAACAGAGAGTCCACCTTCTACTATAAAGAAGCGAAAGCAATCATCAATGGATGACTATGTTAACTCG GGAAAGAAGGGCAAATGA
- the LOC111886724 gene encoding ISWI chromatin-remodeling complex ATPase CHR11 isoform X4 encodes MARRSKSKDSTEESLSNSSEEEQVNDQEEEDEEELEAVARPVDSDEDENATPAVDATGEEQDDEEEDEQDDNDEANNEISHREKARLKEMQRLKRQKIQDILDQQNATIEADMNSKGKGRLKFLLQQTELFAHFAKSDASASQKKGKGKERGRHASKLTEEEEDEEYLKEEEAGAGHTRLLVQPSCITGKMRDYQLAGLNWMIRLYENGINGILADEMGLGKTLQTISLLGYLHEFRGITGPHMVVAPKSTLGNWMNEIKRFCPILRAVKFLGNPDERKYIREELLVAGKFDVCVTSFEMAIKEKTTLRRFSWRYIIIDEAHRIKNENSLLSKTMRIYNTNYRLLITGTPLQNNLHELWALLNFLLPEIFSSAETFDEWFQISGENDQEEVVQQLHKVLRPFLLRRLKSDVEKGLPPKKETILKVGMSQMQKQYYKALLQKDLEVVNAGGERKRLLNIAMQLRKCCNHPYLFQGAEPGPPYTTGDHLVTNAGKMVLLDKLLPKLKERDSRVLIFSQMTRLLDILEDYLMFRGYLYCRIDGNTGGEDRDASIDAFNKPGSEKFVFLLSTRAGGLGINLATADIVILYDSDWNPQVDLQAQDRAHRIGQKKEVQVFRFCTEYTIEEKVIERAYKKLALDALVIQQGRLAEQKTVNKDELLQMVRFGAEMVFSSKDSTITDEDIDRIIAKGEEATAELDAKMKKFTEDAIKFKMDDTADLYDFDDDKDENKVDFKKIVSDNWVEPPKRERKRNYSESEYFKQTMRQSGPARPKEPRIPRMPQLHDFQFFNTQRLSELYEKEVRYLMVAQQKNQVKDSIEVDEPEVEVGDPLTAEEQEEKEKLLEEGFSTWSRRDFNTFIRACEKYGRSDVGSIASEMEGKSEEEVERYAAVFKERYKELNDYDRIIKNIERGEARISRKDEIMKAIGKKLDRYKNPWLELKIQYGQNKGKLYNEECDRFMICMVHKLGYGNWDELKAAFRTSPLFRFDWFVKSRTTQELARRCDTLIRLVERENQEYDERERQARKEKKLSKNSTPSKRAIARQTESPPSTIKKRKQSSMDDYVNSGKKGK; translated from the exons ATGGCAAGACGCTCCAAATCGAAGGACTCCACGGAGGAATCTCTGTCTAATTCGTCAGAGGAGGAGCAGGTCAATGACCAGGAGGAAGAAGACGAGGAGGAACTGGAAGCCGTTGCACGACCTGTTGATTCTGACGAAGATGAAAACGCCACACCCGCGGTTGACGCCACCGGTGAGGAGCAAGACGATGAGGAAGAAGACGAG CAGGATGACAATGATGAGGCCAACAATGAAATTAGTCATCGTGAAAAGGCAAGGTTAAAGGAGATGCAGAGGTTGAAGAGACAAAAGATACAAGACATACTTGATCAACAAAATGCTACTATTGAGGCTGATATG AATAGCAAGGGAAAGGGAAGATTGAAGTTCTTACTGCAGCAAACAGAACTATTTGCTCATTTTGCCAAAAGTGATGCATCTGCTTCTCAGaaaaagggaaagggaaaggaaag GGGTCGTCATGCTTCAAAGTTGActgaagaagaagaggatgaaGAGTATCTCAAAGAGGAAGAAGCTGGAGCAGGACATACACGTTTGTTGGTGCAGCCCTCTT GTATAACAGGGAAGATGAGAGATTATCAACTTGCTGGGTTAAATTGGATGATAAGACTATATGAGAATGGTATAAATGGAATTCTTGCAGATGAGATG gGACTTGGAAAAACTCTACAAACCATCTCATTACTTGGTTATTTGCATGAATTTAGAGGAATAACTGGACCCCACATGGTTGTGGCTCCTAAGTCTACACTTGGTAACTGGATGAATGAAATTAAACGTTTTTGCCCAATATTGCGTGCTGTAAAGTTTCTTGGTAATCCAGACGAAAGG AAATACATACGTGAAGAGCTACTTGTTGCTGGAAAGTTTGATGTATGTGTCACCAGTTTTGAAATGGCTATTAAAGAGAAGACTACCTTACGTCGATTTAGCTGGCGTTATATCATAATTGATGAAGCTCATAGAATTAAGAATGAAAATTCTCTTCTTTCAAAGACCATGAGAATTTACAATACCAATTATCGTCTCCTTATCACTGGCACACCACTTCAG AACAACCTTCATGAGCTTTGGGCACTGCTGAACTTTTTGCTACCTGAGATTTTTAGTTCTGCTGAAACCTTTGATGAGTGGTTTCAAATTTCTGGTGAAAATGATCAGGAAGAGGTTGTTCAACAGCTTCACAAG GTGCTAAGACCTTTTCTTCTAAGAAGATTGAAGTCAGATGTTGAGAAAGGTTTACCTCCTAAAAAAGAAACCATTCTCAAGGTTGGAATGTCTCAAATGCAAAAACAGTATTACAAGGCCTTACTGCAGAAAGATCTTGAGGTTGTGAATGCTGGAGGTGAGAGAAAGCGTCTGTTAAATATTGCAATGCAGCTCAGAAAATGCTGCAATCATCCATATCTGTTTCAAGGAGCTGAACCTGGTCCTCCTTATACTACTGGCGACCATCTTGTAACAAATGCAG GAAAAATGGTGCTTCTAGACAAGTTGCTTCCAAAATTGAAGGAACGTGATTCAAGGGTGTTGATATTCTCACAG ATGACAAGGCTGCTGGACATTCTAGAAGATTACTTGATGTTTCGTGGATATTTATACTGTCGTATTGATGGAAACACTGGAGGTGAAGATCGTGATGCCTCCATTGATGCTTTTAATAAGCCAGGAAGTGAAAAGTTTGTGTTTTTATTATCAACAAGAGCTGGAGGTCTTGGTATTAATCTTGCCACTGCAGATATAGTCATTTTGTATGACAGTGACTG GAATCCACAAGTGGATTTGCAAGCTCAGGATCGTGCTCATAGAATTGGGCAGAAGAAAGAAGTTCAAGTGTTCCGATTTTGCACTGAG TACACTATAGAGGAGAAAGTCATTGAAAGAGCTTATAAAAAGCTTGCACTTGATGCTTTGGTTATTCAACAAGGACGTTTAGCAGAGCAAAAGA ctgTAAACAAAGATGAGCTGCTACAAATGGTTAGGTTTGGTGCTGAAATGGTATTCAGTTCAAAGGACAGCACAATCACAGATGAAGATATTGACAGAATCATTGCTAAGGGAGAAGAGGCAACTGCTGAACTTGATGCCAAGATGAAAAAGTTCACAGAAGATGCAATCAAGTTCAAAATGGACGACA CTGCTGATTTGTATGATTTTGATGATGACAAG GATGAGAACAAGGTTGACTTTAAGAAGATTGTGAGTGATAATTGGGTGGAGCCTCCAAAAAGAGAGAGGAAGCGCaa CTACTCAGAATCAGAATACTTCAAGCAAACAATGCGCCAAAGTGGTCCTGCAAGGCCAAAGGAGCCTAGGATTCCTCGCATGCCACAATT GCATGACTTCCAGTTCTTTAACACTCAGAGGCTAAGTGAGCTCTATGAGAAAGAAGTGCGGTATCTCATGGTG GCACAGCAGAAGAATCAAGTGAAAGACTCCATAGAAGTTGATGAGCCAGAAG TAGAGGTGGGAGATCCTTTGACTGCTGAAGAGCAAGAAGAAAAAGAGAAACTACTGGAAGAA GGATTCTCAACATGGAGTAGGAGAGACTTCAATACTTTCATTAGGGCTTGTGAGAAGTATGGTAGGAGTGATGTGGGTAGTATTGCTTCTGAAATGGAAGGCAAATCAGAAGAGGAAGTTGAAAGATACGCTGCAGTGTTTAAGGAAAGATACAAGGAACTGAATG ATTATGATAGAATAATTAAGAATATTGAAAGAGGGGAGGCTAGAATTTCTCGTAAAGATGAAATAATGAAAGCAATTGGAAAGAAATTAGACCGTTACAAAAATCCTTGGCTGGAGCTCAAAATCCAATACGGTCAGAACAAAGGCAAGCTCTACAATGAGGAATGTGATCGGTTCATG ATTTGCATGGTTCACAAACTTGGGTATGGAAACTGGGACGAATTGAAGGCTGCATTTAGAACATCACCTTTGTTCAGATTTGATTGGTTTGTTAAGTCACGAACCACTCAAGAACTTGCAAGGAGATGTGATACTCTCATTCGATTGGTGGAGAGGGAAAATCAAGAGTAtgatgagagagagagacaggCTCGTAAAGAAAAGAAACTTTCCAAG AACTCAACGCCATCAAAGCGGGCCATAGCAAGGCAAACAGAGAGTCCACCTTCTACTATAAAGAAGCGAAAGCAATCATCAATGGATGACTATGTTAACTCG GGAAAGAAGGGCAAATGA